The following is a genomic window from Rhododendron vialii isolate Sample 1 chromosome 9a, ASM3025357v1.
gtaggaaagaaagtaacaacgtagaattactttactatatcgtaataataaagtaagggatgaagagagatataaataactttattatgtttcgtaataataaagttggggtgcaagagagatagaaacccgaattacttggtgaagtaattgagtgagggtgagaaaatagagatagttgcttcgctgggaaggctttggttttaagcgttgagcttgattggtgtgggaacccttttttcttcttgacttctagtatttataagCCAAGGGTCTTCGATTTTGCATGCAAACGGATTTGTTGGCTTCTCCTCGTGACGCCATGTGTCATTTGTAACTTccccttcatgagatcatgggataatgggtagttattggaagttacaaaagatcatgggcaaatagtgcactggtccagatctggGCCAAGTTTCCCGCCTTCACcacgagctgacatgtgtcccgagtAGGCCTCAGATGTTGCCAAGTGTCCTAaataactacccattaacatatttagtgggatcatgggtgGTTATTGGAGGTTTAAAAGAAAACCCACATGTTTTCTTTTACCATGGGAAGTTACAGGAAGTAAAAGGAAGATCATGGGCCTCCTCCATTTCCTCTTTTCATGGGATGACATAAGCCATTAGCCATTTGACCTAGTCAAATGGCTCTTTGCAAGATAATAAATACTTACCCactttccacttttcatgggaTTCACGGGTAATGAGctattttaattaaattaaatggcatATTATGTGTTTAACCCACAAAAACACCTAATTAACTTCCATGGGTCATGGGCCAACTAATTCTTTCTTGCAAATAGGCTCAGAAACACTAAGCCCATGgccgaattaaattaaaattaatcgggcccaataaatattgtcttggcccattaattttaacccaatacatttctattttttggccaaatttaattaaaagataattaaatggtCTTCCAGCGCTAGCTCAGGATTGGGTGCCAAAACCGGGTGtaaacaccttcttaaaaaataagcaacttatttcatatttttaaattcaaaaatatttaaatgaaaattaattttttaatttttttttgcatcgtataaaagatattatcaagatctttcaaacaagatccatattacatatttttagattttaataaacccataatttttgagcttgaaattacattcttaaaaaataaggacctttttttagttctggaacgggctctaagtggAAACAGacaaacaaaaccaattcaCCTGTTCCATCTCCTTTGAGATTTACGTCGTCGATTGCTTCAATGACCCTTCATCGGCACCGTTCGTTTCCTCATCAGCAGTAGAGTCGACGTTCACTGCAGTCCAGGTTTGGTGTCCCTCTAACCAGTTCCACGCGTTCTCAACTTCTCTACATTGTTGTCGCTGTCGTGAACAATTAGAGTTTGGAGCTATTGCCGTTGGTTTATCATCGGCGATCTATTTTGCGAGATCTCATGGAGAAGAGTCACCGGCACCGAAGGAATGGGTCAAAGAAGAGCGAGAAGTCCTCCGGAGGTGAATCGAGCGCGTTGAAGTCATCGTCAACGTCGGCTGCGTTGAAGGAGTGGAGAAGGTGGGGAAAGAGATACAGACGGAGATAGAGATGTGTTTCAGATTCAGGGAGGAGAGGCaattttagaacaaaaaattaaaaatccttACGCGTACTTTTTCTACTAGGGCCTGTACTCCAAGGGAATTGGACCTCCTCCTAAACTATACTGGCCCGTAAATCACCAATAACATTGCATACATCTTCGGTAATATCTAATGGGTAATATTGTTGGCATTTGCCAATTGGCAGGGCTGCACGTACTTAACATCTAATAAGGGTGAATTTGgtctttgcatttttttattttttgcagtcCTTTTGGTTATTTCTCTATAAGATTTAGCTTAAagtcttaaatcatttttttaaaatcagttAAAAGTTTGTCTAGACTCATCTTAATTGTCCTAAAAACTAGGGGAAGAAAGTATAGTTTAAGAAACTACCAGGGAGACTTTCTGTAATTATGAGACACCtcattctttaaaaaaagaaagaaagaagcagaAATTAAGGATCATCGTAATTTCATCCGAGTCTCTTTTTCGtccttcaagtatcaattacaattattttgacttttaagtttggttttcgtactaaattggtccaattgataacttctgtcAGCCAAATTAGacgaaaaaaatcagattgatagTAGTTTGGATGTTGCAGtttgtaccaagttggtccaattgatgatGTCTGccctcaatttgatttttttccatCGAGTTTGGTTGACAGACATTATcgattggaccaacttggtatgaaaaccaaacttgaaggtcaaaagaattGCAATTAATACTTGGAAAAAACGATCTCTCTCTAGACTCTAAACTTTTTACCAGTTAGGGCTACGCAACAGCTTCTTCCGCCTAGGGAGAGATGCCTCCTCCCTCTGCGCCTCCTTGtccctctccttcctccctTTCCTCGTGCACCCTTGTCCGCGCATCTCCTCCCGTCTCTgccctccaccaccactgtTCGGCTGTCGGATTCACATTTGAGGGGTTTCAGTTTTGTGCTTAACGGCTAGGCGTGACGGTGGGTGATGGTGGCGGGATGCGAGGCCTATCGCCGCCAGGAACCACTTCTGGGGGTCTTCGATTTTGTGCCTAACGACTAGGTGTTTGTCCTCGTGTGTGCCGACGATCTGGAATCCAGTAGATCTACGTTTTTTTGGTAGGGTTTTGCTAGGTTGGTCTGGATTTGTTAAGTGGTGGAGGTGGCGTGTGGTTAGTGGTGTGCAacggttctattttttttttttttgtctgttttttttAGGTGGTGGTTGGAGGTATGGCTGGAGTTTGGTGATGGCGGCTTCCAGGGGTGGCTCTCGGTGGCTCTGTCGTTGTGGTTCTAGTCGTCTTCTTGCCTCGGACAAGGCTTGGCCCATGTTCGACTGATTTCCACCCGTTTTTTCTACTGTTTTTGGTATGGAACTCCGTCATCTTAAGACGTCTGGATATGCGTTCCACGTTTGTCAATCATTGTATTTTTCAGTGTGAAACAGATAGTGGCTCTTGCTCATGTAATAGCTCCATATTAAAGTATTTAATTACAGAACAGATGCTATTGTATGGCTTGCTCCgtaattgaattatttattgatGCTGCGTGGCTACATTAATGAACTGGGGTGGTctttcgattaaaaaaaaaatgaaaaaaaccgACAAAAAACAGAGACCTATTCAAACTTCTCCTAGTATGAATCCGACGTATTATATAGAACGCAGATCATTGACTAGACTACTACTACTATCActactctcactctctctaccAACAAGGTACCCAGGAACTAGGCAATCCGATTGCCGAAACGACAAGTCAACAggtcttcttcctcctcctcctcctcctcctcctcctcctgtgtgtgtgtgtgtgtatataaacATATAGTACCAAACTGGTTCGTCTTTCTTTCCTGCAATTTATTGACTTCTTAATGCTTGTTTTTGTGTGTTGATTAGTAAATCAGTACAAAGAGTGAGAGTTGTACAAGTAGTTTGTGTGCACTGAACCCGAATTTTCATTCTTAGATGTGATGTTAGAACAATTTATCGGCTTATGTTGTGTGAATTCCTTGAATTAACTAGCCAGTGGTGGACCAAGGATTCTTCTTATTGCGAGGGACCAAATGCAAATGGCATAAATGAAGGAaatgtatacatatattattaacaataaaatattatccttatatataataataacacAATTTTAAGAGGATCTTCCTTCACAATTTTTACATACAAAACCCAAAATGTAGTAGAAAAATGGGATAGTTGGGAGGTGTGAGGGGACCCGGGCCCCAGATTGCCCCCCTTGGTCCACCCCTGTGTAACCTAGCATTTGCGATTAATGACTGAATAGATTGACTAATTTACTGATGGTAGCCATCATGGTCTTGGATATCAGTAGCTCTTTATTGTTGCTGTTTGAACGTGGATTTGGACTTGTTGCCCACTTTTCGTTCTTCCCACCTCATTTATCATCACACAACTTGTGGATCTTCACCAAAAATACTATCACTGTTATCATTGAATTTCTATTTCCTGTAAATTCTATTATCCTTGCAAAAGGCTTACATTTAGCTATGATTTGTTCAAAGTTTGGTTTACTTAAGCAATCAAGATTCTCAGTGTGTTATCACCACCAGTGGTGGACATAAGTGGGTGCCTGGGGGTGCCCAGCTCCTCCTCAACTCCAAATGTTACAACGTACTCCTCAACTCCAAATATTACAATGTACTATACTAGTTCTTACGTTAATTTAAATTAATTCTACGGGATTGGCTCCTACAAGTCTCTTGAGTGAAAATTTCTTAAAGTTCGTATGTGTTTGTGGAAAAAAGTCCTTAAATAtcaagttatcaatcatttttgggttgctttaaaaaattgaatggtGGCTATGCACATACACATAATCTCGTCTCTTCCTTGGATGTCGCAAGTAGCAATATATATGtatgaaatatatatttttatgatcTATATTGAAATACATGTGATTTGGGCCTCTACTATGCACAAATCTGCGTCCGCCACTGATCACCTCCAATCCAATTCTCTGCACAGTGACAATGTCATTCTTTGAACACCCCATTATGATGCTGCTACCACCCTGTACTTCCATCTCATTTCACCAATATCTCCACCTGTAATATTCTTGCAAGCACTATCTATGTCAAAAAGTCCAccgtctttttcttttttgcttcttgTACAAGGCCATTTACTTATCTTGGCCTATTGGAAACAGCGGAAAGCATTGTTCGAGATTCCCAAACGAAGATACAAAGAGGTAATGATCTAATAAAAAATGTCCTTACCATTGTGGAATGATCCTTGAAAGTTCGTGCACACAACCTTGCAGACTCTGTCAGAGGCATGAAGTCAATATTTCTTGACTTTTGTCTCTCTATACTCTACCATCAATTTGATGTAGTCATGTTACCTTTTTCGATAGGCTGTTTCATGGAATTTGATTATGTTCTTCTGTTAAAGGGCTAGGAGAATGGCTGAATGCTCAGCAATTTGTCTTGTTGCTTTTCTCATAATGTTTTGTGCAAGTCAAGTGAGATCAGCTGGGTCAAACCATCAGTACAAAGCCGGAGACACAATCCCTCTTTATGCAAACAAGGCAGGTCCATTTCATAATCCTAGGTAAATGCTTCACTCCTTGATCCTTCCATACATATGAAGTTTATGGGGTATGGACCGTTCGGTATGTTGCTTCAACCTTTTATTTGCTTCCTTGTGTAAGTACTATTGTTGATCTTATTACCAGAGTTGTTTAGCCAACTCCTAATAATTATCATGTTTGATCATGAATCCTCTCAAAGTGATCTACTTCTCATCCTATGCCATTGCTATTTTCTTGATAGTGCATGCTTTATGTCAACGCGGCTGTACTAATGTTTGATTGTGTACTTCCTGTATTTCTCAATGTATGCGACTACACTGAATATTACCACATCACATTACGACTTATGAGATATGTAGCAAAGTTTTAATGTGGGAATAGCTTTGCTTATTGCTTCATTTGGGAAAGTCTGGTTGATAGCACAAGATCCTAGCCTAATACatattttcttgtttccttAGATTGAATCCTTTATATCAGGTTTCTAATACTATTCTTGTTTTTGCCTTTCTTTGTTTTCAGTGAAACATATGCTTATAATGATCTTCCCTACTGTTCACCAGGTTTTCATCTTCGTTTTTTACATGAAAGCTTTAGTTGCTGCTCTTTAGGTGTCATTATTAAccatatcttatttttctttttatgtggCCACCTCATTGCCAGATCAGGTGGAACAGAAGAAAGAATCTTTAGGTGAGGTATTGAATGGTTATCGTCTTGTTTCTACTGCatataaacttgattttctagTTGAGAAGGAGTCTGAAGTTGCATGTAAAAAGAAACTGACAAAAGAAGAAGTTTCTCAGTTCCGAGCTGCAGTTGTGCGTGACTATTACTTTCAAATGTACTACGATAACTTGCCAATTTGGGCTTTCATTGGAAAGGTTGAAGACAAGCATTATGATGGTGGTATAGTCGAACAATACCACCTTTATACTCATCTTGAATTTGAGATCCTCTACAATAAGGGACATGTGATTGAGATCACTCTTAGAACAGACCCAAATTCTGTGGTGGACCTAACGGAAGACGAGGAAGTTGACGTGGAGTTCACATACACAGTGAGATGGAAGGAAACAGACAACCTGTTTGAGAAGAGGATAGATAAATACCTTTGGTCTTCTACACTGCCGCATTACCGGAGAGTCCACTGGTTTGCAGTTATGAACTCGTGTTTGACAGTTCTCATCGTACTTGGTTGTCTGCTGACGTTTTATGTGCGAGTCCTCGAGAAGGATATTAATAAGTAAGCGTTAATATAAAAATGAATGCCACTCGtccattgtatttttttgtagtaTGTTCTGTTTACTTTGAATGTTATGTAAATCTATTCACTTTTTGGAAGGTATGCGAGTGATGAGGAGTTGTTTGATAATCAAGAAGAAAGAGGATGGAAAAGCATCCATGGTGATGTTTTTCGGTATCCAAAGCACAAGTCTTTGTTTGCTGCAGCCATTGGTTCTGGCACCCAATTATTCGTTCTGTAAGTTTCTCTTTGcaactgtttttttgttttttccgtgAACATGGAGTTCAATTTGGCACGTTGCAAATTATCTGATATTTTGTATGCAATTTCTATTGCTCCATGCAGTTCGATATTCATTATAATGCTAGGAGTAGTTGGAGTATTTCAACCATATAGCCGAGGAACACTATTCACTGCGCTGGTGTTTGTCTATGCAATTACGTCTGTTATTGCAGGCTATACAGCAGTTTCTTTATATTACCAGCTTGAAGGGACCAACTGGGTGTGTTTTAGGGAGTTCTTTGTGTTTTTtactttgaatttgattatGCTTATTGAAAGTAAGCCATGTGGACTCATTAGAAAAATTCAACCTTTCGCTGTGACAGGTAAGGAACATACTGCTGACAGGATGTGTTTTTGGAGGGCCACTCCTCCTTGCATTCTGCTTCCTAAATTTTGTTGCTATCACGTACAGAGTGAATGCAGCCCTTCCACTAGGGACGATTCTGTTATTGTTGTCTATATGGCTGTTTGGAGCATCACCGTTGCTTTTGTTTGGTGGAATTGCTGGGAGAAATAGTGGGTCCGATTTACAAGCTCCGTGCAGAACCACCAAGTGTCCCAGAGAGATTCCAACTCTTCGCTGGTACAGGGGTACTTTACCCCAGATGGCAGTGGCGGGGATATTGCCCTTTGGTGTTATCTACGTCGAGACTTACTATTTGTTGGCTAGCATATGGGGTCACCGGATTTACACCATATATGGTATTTTGCTCATTGTCTTCATAATTCTCGTCATCATAACTGTTTTCGTGACTGTGGCCTTGACGTACTTTCAGCTTGCTGCTGAAGATCATGAATGGTGGTGGAGGTATAGTCTTCTCGAATGCGTTTTTTGCCTTCATTATGTTggtttttttaaagtttggtcAACGTCTATATTATACTCCAACTTTCTTGAGTTCAAAGTCTTGCTTTTAAGTGTAGGGGTGCAGCATAGTTTTCTTCTGCATATCTGTTTCTCTTTAGCTGCATGAATTGTTATAATTAGTCCATGTATTGTAAGGTAGCTAGATGATACTGGTTATTTGAAGAAGCTGATTAATTCACGTAATTGACAAACCAACTTTGACAGTAGGAGTTACGTGGGTATCCATGATGTTGGATTCTACTCGGAGCATCTTGAAATACTATTATAGAATTGGGGTAGCGCTTGAGTACAATTCATAGCTTTGCTAAGGTGATATTTGTTGATTCTTTTCTAGTAGTGTGGGTAAAAAGCTTTTTTCATGGTTCTTGTCTTACCTCTTTGTGGATTCCTTGGTGTCATTGAACAACCCCTAGGAACAAAAATTTGTTGTAATGTTAAGCCCAAAAACTGCAATGTAGTGTTTGCTTCTTATGGGCATATCACTCTATGGCAGCATGAATAATTGACATTGTCCGAGAACCCACTTGTTGGCAAGTACATGGATACATGGGTTTATTATTACAGCGTGTACCCCCAATTTAGTAGTTCTCTAGGTTAGGCCCTTTCCATCCAAATGTGAGGCTAAAGACTTGGTATGTATCTCCAAAATCAATGACATGCCTCCATCCCCTATGTCGCACTCTCATATTCTGGGGTGGCCGACAAATGTTAGAGCCTGATGAACATTGGTGCTTGGTCTAATGATCCTTCTATTCAGAGTTTTATCCCCATTTTAGCCATTCACAAGGCCTTTGTCATCATGGCTTGGTTCGTATTGGCGAGCCTCTTTTCCTCTCATGAGTCTAGGCACTTTCCCCCTTATGAGTCATATGCTAAAGCTGGTCTTAGTGAGAAGGAGATGTGTTGTGATGTTGTCTGTCGCATGGTCCACTAAACAGTCCTAAACATGCTATACCTGTCACTTGGCCATGCCTTGGGAGTTGCAAACAACTAAGcactctctttcttctctctggAAATTGCCTTAACAGCCAGGCTTCTTTAGAGTTATATGACATGCTCAATCatcatttctctctctgaaATCTCAAGAGCTTGTTTGTCTTAGAAAATGCTCCTTCCATCAAATTTAATACGCCCTAGTTTGCGAAAGCACAAATTGTAGCGAATGGGTCTTTGGATGATACGCATATAGCGAtgccattttttgttttttagtagCAGAATCGTATGGTAGAGTAACTGCGAATTACTTTCCAGCCATTCATATCCCACatggtcttttcttttttcacttgTAATGGTCAATCCCTACATCAGCGATCAAGTTGCAATGTGGACCATCCCCGAGCTTGCCATTTTTCGAACTGATGGAGGATACAATGGAGTGTTTAGTGAGGTTTTCAAGGTTAAAGGAATTTTGCCTATCTTCCATTCCAGGTTAAAGGGCTCATAGCTGTTGTAGTTGCTTCATATAGCATTCTTATAAGGTTCCATTATCAGTGCCAAAAATTGTGTACTCTTGGATAgtctttttgttgtttataaCTCGTACTGAATCTCCCTACAGTGATTAAATCTGTTGCTATTTCCATTTACCATCATGAAACTCTTCCATAACTAGTTTCTAGCTGAATCAGGGGTTCtgtttttttatattatattatgCTAGtgcttgtttttatttttttattttttatatctgTATTATGCTAGTCATCCTATATTTTTACTGTAGTATCACTTTGTGTGAGATGCTGTTTACTCTAGCCGCCTTAACTGTGATTCTTGCCACTGTGCCACCTCATTCCACAGGTCATTCTTTTGTGGTGGCTCAACTGGCTTGTTTATCTATGGCTATTGCTTGTACTATTACTATCGAAGGTCGGATATGTCTGGTTTCCTCCAAACTTCATTCTTCTTCGGTTACATGGGTTGCATCTGCTATGGCATTTTCCTAATGCTTGGGACAATTGGTTTCCGTGCTTCCTTGCTCTTTGTTCGTCATATATATGGCTCTATCAAGTGCGAGTAGCGGACCACTTCTTTGAGCGGCGTTCCGTCCTCGTTTTGCACCATAATTTTAGTCATATAACA
Proteins encoded in this region:
- the LOC131300891 gene encoding transmembrane 9 superfamily member 2-like isoform X1, translating into MAECSAICLVAFLIMFCASQVRSAGSNHQYKAGDTIPLYANKAGPFHNPSETYAYNDLPYCSPDQVEQKKESLGEVLNGYRLVSTAYKLDFLVEKESEVACKKKLTKEEVSQFRAAVVRDYYFQMYYDNLPIWAFIGKVEDKHYDGGIVEQYHLYTHLEFEILYNKGHVIEITLRTDPNSVVDLTEDEEVDVEFTYTVRWKETDNLFEKRIDKYLWSSTLPHYRRVHWFAVMNSCLTVLIVLGCLLTFYVRVLEKDINKYASDEELFDNQEERGWKSIHGDVFRYPKHKSLFAAAIGSGTQLFVLSIFIIMLGVVGVFQPYSRGTLFTALVFVYAITSVIAGYTAVSLYYQLEGTNWVRNILLTGCVFGGPLLLAFCFLNFVAITYRVNAALPLGTILLLLSIWLFGASPLLLFGGIAGRNSGSDLQAPCRTTKCPREIPTLRWYRGTLPQMAVAGILPFGVIYVETYYLLASIWGHRIYTIYGILLIVFIILVIITVFVTVALTYFQLAAEDHEWWWRSFFCGGSTGLFIYGYCLYYYYRRSDMSGFLQTSFFFGYMGCICYGIFLMLGTIGFRASLLFVRHIYGSIKCE
- the LOC131300891 gene encoding transmembrane 9 superfamily member 2-like isoform X2 is translated as MQTRQVHFIILDQVEQKKESLGEVLNGYRLVSTAYKLDFLVEKESEVACKKKLTKEEVSQFRAAVVRDYYFQMYYDNLPIWAFIGKVEDKHYDGGIVEQYHLYTHLEFEILYNKGHVIEITLRTDPNSVVDLTEDEEVDVEFTYTVRWKETDNLFEKRIDKYLWSSTLPHYRRVHWFAVMNSCLTVLIVLGCLLTFYVRVLEKDINKYASDEELFDNQEERGWKSIHGDVFRYPKHKSLFAAAIGSGTQLFVLSIFIIMLGVVGVFQPYSRGTLFTALVFVYAITSVIAGYTAVSLYYQLEGTNWVRNILLTGCVFGGPLLLAFCFLNFVAITYRVNAALPLGTILLLLSIWLFGASPLLLFGGIAGRNSGSDLQAPCRTTKCPREIPTLRWYRGTLPQMAVAGILPFGVIYVETYYLLASIWGHRIYTIYGILLIVFIILVIITVFVTVALTYFQLAAEDHEWWWRSFFCGGSTGLFIYGYCLYYYYRRSDMSGFLQTSFFFGYMGCICYGIFLMLGTIGFRASLLFVRHIYGSIKCE